The proteins below are encoded in one region of Exiguobacterium acetylicum:
- a CDS encoding ABC transporter ATP-binding protein — MSLLQLLIKLLLGIGPVLNIFCTERLFSSLLTSFKNNSTYVDSYYWSVGLIAVNLSIFILNSLNSVVHQKIMYTFEQNFKSDLLNKSIHIPYQLYESSDFQNKYMRATQSSHSILSTFEGLLLMIQSLISLISVTIYLVNIHILFTLIIFIMILPLIYIELKFGRNRYDLSVDLSENAREMGYLETLLINKTYLKEIKMGKKESYIIELWKKAFKFNAKSHISLEVNQMKFLFAAQLIVTMSFIFSTTLVINMISNKILSIAAMTAVIQAIQNLQGIIPSFANNLANSYQSSLSVKEFKEFSPLLKDKSELKYKTNKIDTIEIINLNYSYPGRDNTVLNNVNLSIQKGDKIAIMGNNGSGKTTLIKCLIGLYNTEKSIKINEKFFLEEIDLSTFWDKISILFQDFNRYEFNVLQNIVVGESNEITKRHHHLLELVGLKKFIEKLPDKYDTQLGNLFNHGTELSGGQWQKLALVRVLQKKSDLLILDEPTSAMDAESEYNTIRNVLSNLVDESIIYITHRVNVAKLADRIIYMKDGHIIEDGHHEELVSLNGEYSKLYHGQVENLIGEGERIAHV; from the coding sequence TTGTCGTTATTACAATTATTAATAAAGTTACTATTAGGAATAGGGCCAGTTTTAAATATCTTCTGTACGGAAAGGCTATTTTCAAGCTTATTAACTTCTTTCAAAAATAACTCTACTTATGTTGATAGTTATTACTGGAGCGTAGGTTTAATCGCTGTTAATTTATCAATCTTTATTCTCAATAGTTTAAATTCAGTAGTACATCAAAAAATCATGTATACTTTTGAGCAAAATTTTAAAAGCGATCTTTTGAATAAATCTATCCATATTCCTTATCAACTATATGAATCTTCAGATTTCCAAAATAAATACATGAGAGCTACTCAATCTTCACATAGTATTCTTTCAACTTTTGAAGGACTTTTGTTAATGATTCAGTCATTGATATCATTAATCTCCGTGACGATTTATCTAGTTAATATACATATACTTTTTACATTAATTATCTTTATCATGATTCTTCCACTGATTTATATAGAATTAAAGTTTGGACGTAATCGATACGATTTAAGTGTAGATTTATCAGAAAATGCAAGAGAAATGGGCTATTTAGAAACTCTTTTAATAAATAAAACATATTTGAAAGAGATAAAAATGGGTAAGAAAGAAAGTTATATTATAGAATTGTGGAAAAAAGCATTTAAATTTAATGCAAAATCACATATTTCATTAGAAGTTAATCAAATGAAGTTTTTATTTGCAGCACAATTGATAGTAACGATGTCATTCATCTTTTCGACTACGTTAGTAATCAATATGATATCAAATAAAATACTTTCTATTGCTGCGATGACAGCTGTTATTCAAGCAATTCAAAATCTTCAGGGGATTATACCTTCTTTTGCTAATAATTTGGCTAATAGCTATCAATCTTCTTTGTCTGTTAAAGAATTCAAAGAATTTTCACCATTATTAAAAGATAAATCTGAATTAAAGTACAAAACTAATAAGATAGATACGATAGAGATCATTAATTTAAACTATTCTTATCCAGGTAGAGATAATACTGTACTGAATAATGTAAATCTCAGCATTCAAAAAGGAGATAAAATTGCAATAATGGGTAATAATGGTTCGGGGAAAACTACATTGATTAAGTGCTTAATTGGTCTTTACAATACTGAAAAATCAATAAAAATAAATGAGAAGTTTTTTTTAGAAGAAATTGATTTGAGCACATTTTGGGATAAAATAAGTATTCTGTTTCAAGATTTCAATCGTTACGAGTTCAATGTACTACAGAATATTGTAGTGGGAGAAAGTAATGAAATAACTAAACGACACCATCATTTATTAGAATTAGTTGGACTTAAAAAATTTATAGAAAAATTGCCGGATAAATATGATACTCAATTAGGAAATTTGTTTAATCACGGAACAGAGCTTTCTGGTGGACAATGGCAAAAATTAGCTTTAGTAAGAGTCCTTCAGAAAAAGAGTGATCTATTAATTTTAGACGAACCAACTTCTGCCATGGATGCAGAAAGTGAATATAATACTATTCGAAATGTTTTAAGTAATCTTGTCGATGAATCAATTATATATATTACTCATAGAGTAAATGTAGCAAAGTTAGCTGATCGAATAATATATATGAAAGATGGACACATTATTGAAGATGGACACCATGAAGAATTAGTAAGTCTTAATGGAGAGTACTCAAAGTTGTATCACGGGCAAGTCGAAAATTTAATTGGAGAAGGAGAAAGAATTGCTCATGTTTGA
- a CDS encoding ABC transporter ATP-binding protein: MSFSFECKNISKIFDSGESKMVALNSIDLKFKEGEFVSIIGPSGSGKSTLLSILGTLDTPTSGELLFNGKSLSKLNSRQLSDFRFENVGFIFQQFHLIPTLTALENVLSPLFGRKVEYDKEKRALELLKDVGLSDKINSLPSQLSGGQQQRVAVARALIHHPKWLLADEPTGNLDTETGEVIFTLLTKLNRENSCGVFFVTHDSQLATRANRIITMKDGRVVDASEVPAYV, translated from the coding sequence ATGTCATTCTCATTTGAATGTAAGAATATTTCTAAAATTTTTGATAGTGGTGAAAGTAAGATGGTTGCTTTAAATAGTATCGACTTAAAATTTAAAGAAGGAGAATTTGTCTCAATTATTGGACCATCTGGTTCCGGAAAGTCTACCTTACTTAGCATTTTAGGTACTTTAGATACACCAACTTCTGGCGAACTATTATTTAATGGTAAAAGTCTTTCAAAACTAAATTCCAGACAATTATCAGACTTTCGTTTCGAAAATGTTGGATTTATTTTTCAACAATTTCATTTAATCCCTACTTTGACCGCTTTAGAAAATGTACTCTCACCATTATTTGGACGGAAAGTTGAGTACGATAAAGAAAAACGAGCTTTAGAGTTGTTAAAAGACGTTGGTCTATCTGATAAGATAAACTCTTTACCGTCTCAACTATCAGGCGGACAACAACAACGCGTCGCTGTCGCACGTGCTCTTATACATCATCCCAAGTGGCTACTTGCTGATGAACCCACTGGTAACCTTGATACAGAGACGGGCGAAGTAATATTTACCTTATTAACTAAACTAAATCGTGAGAATAGTTGTGGGGTCTTTTTCGTCACTCATGATTCCCAGCTCGCTACTCGTGCAAACAGGATAATTACGATGAAAGATGGTCGTGTAGTTGATGCTTCTGAGGTTCCTGCTTATGTTTAA
- a CDS encoding ABC transporter permease: MFKFIWNSWWRNKERFILLLVGVLIVSTGLSYLIGTTQANNGTVVDELQKRWGSSYDIVVRPEGSRSLTENLNLLEPNYMSGLDGGITRKQYEIIKQITDVEVAAPIAMIGYNQTMSSVGTHTINEPGIYKLTIKDSQNTGLRTESFSSSLFLAAGWEPTGDSRSAGVSPQQLGKQPLYEYGSQVMIAGIDPESEAKLVGLDKATQKASHSHYFTKEDTLNDVGDNTTEIPILLNNREYVDATRTYTYEKVNLPLKDESINATVKEIQGKGGEKYLKSLSTLDAKKYTVTTQDVQKKLVSDILKDTLPSDGDGTALPFTWIALKPSPIDYRAVKSPHPSRWPFTYQVQPKQVKEDSLIAKRSMYREARLFGQNSDTWPKVRLNYIGVFNPKKLDVSKDPLTELPMETYFPAKAQWVMDKNERPVNPVRDVKPTNDPYDFLTKPPSMLTTLDAAFKVRGKKAISAIRVNVKGVETMNAASEKKIQAVAQEIEDKTGLITDVTLGSSPQLALTYLPGLKNESALGWVQQPWIKLGSSMAIFQEAKVGMSGIIASVIAVALVYVFSSNIILLYARKKEFAILLSLGWRPRQLSKLLFLEATLLGALVALISWTILGSFWLTTDNPIALIRIVLIGLAGLLIYWGGTLVPMYLIRRIKPYETMRSGEVSKGRRFVRARSVLGMSINQLATYWQRTILSIIAIALPTSLFIFFLFITFRLKGVLYATWLGEYVALEVGTMHYVAMGVALLIAILTTTEIMWQNVNERKSQLAVLKATGWRNLQIRLLVLSEGMMTGLFAGLLGLIVALGMIGFVYNQFPTNELGFLSSMLLIPVATGIIGALLPAQRAVSIPPNAAIGSVVINHKATEKRFKIALGTVGIALSVGVTSLFLFASTESTTSQSISAPPEKQTQGEKIKNLKNKSIKSDGTTGKSDDQILQSLMEKGITRTYPGDPKHQYDTFHVDPIVSTPKELKLKERTGYRYITVPVVLKDSEDEMGGAITYRPNRYTLTSLDNKEYEPIDYVNRNEKAWKNGFQYYAPHESRVELVYQVPIDQKVFVMYASDDAFPKPTTVKIELKDS; the protein is encoded by the coding sequence ATGTTTAAGTTTATTTGGAATTCTTGGTGGAGAAACAAAGAACGTTTTATCTTACTTCTCGTTGGGGTTTTAATTGTCAGTACCGGACTCAGCTATCTAATAGGTACGACACAAGCTAATAACGGGACAGTCGTCGACGAGCTACAAAAACGTTGGGGATCATCATACGATATTGTAGTTCGACCTGAGGGTAGTAGGAGTCTGACAGAAAACCTAAATTTACTCGAACCAAACTATATGAGCGGGCTTGATGGTGGGATCACTCGTAAGCAATATGAGATAATCAAACAAATAACAGATGTTGAAGTTGCAGCTCCTATCGCTATGATTGGATATAATCAGACTATGTCAAGTGTCGGAACTCATACTATCAATGAGCCTGGGATTTATAAATTAACCATCAAAGATTCACAAAACACAGGATTACGTACAGAAAGTTTTAGTTCTTCTCTCTTCCTCGCTGCAGGATGGGAACCGACAGGGGATAGTCGCAGTGCAGGTGTATCTCCTCAGCAACTTGGAAAACAACCGCTTTATGAATACGGAAGCCAAGTTATGATTGCGGGAATCGATCCGGAATCCGAAGCAAAACTTGTAGGTTTAGACAAGGCAACTCAAAAAGCTAGCCATAGCCACTATTTTACTAAAGAAGATACGCTTAATGACGTAGGAGACAATACAACTGAAATCCCGATATTGTTAAATAATCGTGAATACGTTGATGCTACGCGTACGTATACATATGAAAAAGTAAATCTTCCTCTGAAAGATGAATCTATCAACGCAACCGTTAAAGAAATACAAGGAAAAGGAGGAGAAAAATATTTAAAAAGTCTTTCAACTTTAGATGCTAAGAAATACACTGTCACAACTCAAGATGTTCAAAAGAAGTTAGTTTCTGATATTTTGAAAGATACATTACCTTCGGATGGTGATGGTACGGCTCTCCCCTTTACTTGGATTGCTTTAAAACCTTCTCCTATCGATTATCGAGCAGTCAAAAGCCCTCATCCTTCCAGATGGCCTTTTACCTATCAAGTCCAACCAAAACAAGTTAAAGAAGATTCATTGATTGCTAAACGGAGCATGTATCGAGAAGCTCGTCTATTTGGTCAAAATAGTGATACTTGGCCTAAGGTCCGATTAAATTACATCGGCGTGTTTAACCCTAAAAAACTTGATGTGTCAAAGGATCCACTGACAGAATTACCAATGGAAACCTACTTTCCAGCTAAAGCACAATGGGTTATGGATAAAAACGAACGTCCCGTCAATCCAGTTCGAGATGTCAAACCTACAAATGATCCATACGATTTTCTGACCAAACCACCATCAATGTTGACAACGCTTGATGCCGCTTTTAAAGTTCGTGGTAAAAAAGCAATTTCAGCTATTCGTGTCAATGTAAAAGGTGTCGAGACAATGAATGCAGCAAGTGAGAAAAAAATTCAAGCTGTCGCGCAAGAAATCGAAGACAAAACTGGATTAATCACAGATGTAACACTTGGTTCCTCTCCACAACTTGCGCTAACTTATTTACCAGGTCTCAAAAATGAGTCTGCCCTGGGTTGGGTTCAACAACCGTGGATCAAACTCGGCTCATCGATGGCAATTTTCCAAGAGGCAAAGGTCGGCATGAGCGGTATTATTGCAAGTGTGATTGCTGTTGCACTTGTTTATGTCTTCAGCTCGAACATAATCCTACTGTATGCTCGAAAGAAAGAGTTCGCAATTTTATTATCACTAGGATGGCGACCACGACAGCTTTCCAAATTACTGTTTTTAGAAGCAACTTTACTAGGAGCACTTGTCGCTTTGATTTCTTGGACAATTCTTGGATCATTTTGGCTAACAACAGATAATCCGATTGCTTTAATCAGAATCGTGCTAATCGGTCTTGCCGGTCTACTTATCTATTGGGGTGGAACACTTGTACCGATGTATCTTATTAGACGAATTAAACCTTATGAAACAATGCGTTCGGGAGAAGTTTCCAAAGGACGTCGTTTCGTTCGCGCGCGTAGCGTTCTTGGAATGAGTATCAATCAACTTGCGACTTATTGGCAACGTACTATCCTCTCAATAATTGCAATTGCCTTGCCAACAAGTCTGTTCATCTTTTTCCTCTTCATCACCTTCCGCCTAAAAGGCGTACTGTACGCGACCTGGCTTGGTGAATACGTTGCACTTGAAGTCGGAACGATGCATTATGTCGCTATGGGTGTTGCATTATTAATTGCCATTCTGACAACGACAGAGATTATGTGGCAAAATGTTAATGAACGAAAGAGCCAGCTTGCTGTTCTCAAAGCAACCGGTTGGCGTAATCTCCAAATCCGTTTACTTGTTTTAAGTGAAGGAATGATGACGGGGTTATTCGCAGGACTTTTAGGACTGATAGTGGCGCTTGGAATGATTGGATTTGTGTACAATCAATTCCCCACTAATGAGCTTGGATTCTTATCTAGCATGCTCCTTATCCCAGTGGCTACAGGTATAATCGGAGCTTTACTTCCAGCACAACGTGCAGTGAGTATACCACCGAATGCTGCGATAGGGAGTGTGGTAATCAATCACAAAGCTACAGAAAAAAGATTTAAAATAGCTCTAGGGACTGTTGGAATTGCATTATCCGTAGGAGTAACATCTCTGTTCTTGTTTGCTTCTACCGAATCTACAACTTCTCAAAGTATATCAGCTCCACCAGAAAAACAAACGCAGGGTGAAAAAATTAAGAATCTTAAAAATAAATCGATTAAAAGCGATGGTACTACTGGTAAGAGTGATGATCAAATTCTTCAATCACTTATGGAAAAAGGTATCACTCGTACTTATCCTGGTGATCCCAAACATCAATACGATACATTCCATGTAGATCCTATAGTTTCTACTCCAAAAGAATTGAAACTAAAAGAACGTACTGGTTATCGTTATATTACCGTTCCTGTCGTTTTAAAAGATTCTGAAGATGAAATGGGCGGAGCTATCACGTATAGACCAAATCGCTATACACTAACTTCACTAGACAACAAAGAATACGAGCCAATCGACTATGTAAATCGTAACGA